Proteins found in one Oncorhynchus mykiss isolate Arlee chromosome 3, USDA_OmykA_1.1, whole genome shotgun sequence genomic segment:
- the fbxl4 gene encoding F-box/LRR-repeat protein 4 isoform X2 produces MPKVLDFSSHYGSENSMSYTMWNLAGMPNVYPSSGDFTQTAVFRAYGAWWEQCASAPLPFRRTPKAFHSQDYIELAFEEPVYPTAVEVLETYHPGAIVQIMACSLNPFSQNPPTDVRWEVLWAEEPTKVLTPQARQFSPSIKQLSFPTNLIRVEVNSSLLKYYTELDAVVLRGQKERPILSRYKMPRIDICDLSDSDEELSDPGASFRQARDGKHINLGNGYFDKLPYELIQLIVSHLTLPDLCRLTQTCKLLRQHCCDPLQYIQLSLQPYWARLSDTSLGHLQGRCTLLQRLNLSWTGNRGALTLTGFSSFMKACGGSLVCLELSCCHFLSEPCLEVISQTCPGLQELNLSSCDRLHPQAFTHISKLTRLRRLVLYRTRIEQTAMLRILTFCIELRHLNLGSCVMIEDYDVVASMLAVRCRSLRSLDLWRCRSLSERGLAELAAGCRLLEELDLGWCSTLQSSSGCFQHLARNLQCLRKLFLTANRTVCDSDIEELAANCPALQHLDILGTRMVSSSSLRKLLQACPKLLLLDVSFCAQVDARIVQELCGLFPNVAIKKSFTQ; encoded by the exons ATGCCAAAG GTGCTGGACTTCAGCTCCCACTACGGCAGTGAGAACAGCATGTCGTACACCATGTGGAACCTGGCCGGCATGCCCAACGTCTACCCCAGCTCTGGGGACTTCACCCAGACGGCCGTGTTCAGGGCCTACGGGGCGTGGTGGGAGCAGTGTGCCAGCGCGCCGCTTCCCTTCCGCCGCACGCCCAAGGCCTTCCACAGCCAGGACTACATCGAGCTGGCCTTCGAGGAACCCGTCTACCCCACAGCTGTGGAGGTGCTGGAGACCTACCACCCGGGTGCTATCGTCCAGATCATGGCCTGCTCCCTCAACCCCTTCTCCCAGAACCCTCCCACCGACGTCCG GTGGGAGGTGTTGTGGGCTGAGGAGCCCACCAAGGTGCTGACTCCCCAGGCCAGGCAGTTCTCTCCCAGCATCAAGCAGCTGAGTTTCCCCACCAACTTGATCCGCGTGGAGGTCAACAGCTCCCTGCTAAAGTACTACACGGAGCTGGACGCCGTCGTTCTGCGTGGCCAGAAAGAGAGGCCCATCCTCTCCCGTTATAAGATGCCCAGGATCGACATCTGTGACCTGAGTGACAGCGATGAGGAACTGTCTGACCCGGGAGCCTCCTTCAGACAGGCCAGGGATGGCAAGCACATTAACCTAGGGAATGGATACTTTGATAAACTGCCCTACGAG TTGATCCAGCTGATAGTTAGCCACTTGACCCTGCCCGACCTGTGTCGCCTGACCCAGACCTGCAAGCTACTCCGCCAGCACTGCTGTGACCCCCTCCAGTACATCCAGCTGAGCCTGCAGCCATACTGGGCTCGCCTCAGTGACACCTCCCTGGGCCACCTGCAGGGCCGGTGCACCCTGCTCCAGAGGCTCAACCTCTCCTGGACCGGTAACCGTGGAGCCCTCACCCTCACCGGCTTCAGCAG CTTCATGAAGGCGTGTGGTGGGAGCCTGGTGTGTCTGGAGCTGTCGTGTTGTCACTTCCTGAGTGAACCGTGTCTGGAGGTCATCTCCCAGACGTGTCCCGGGCTGCAGGAGCTCAACCTGTCCTCGTGCGACCGCCTCCACCCCCAGGCCTTTACACACATCTCCAAGCTCACCCGCCTGCGCCGGCTAGTGCTCTACCGCACAAGGatagag CAAACAGCCATGTTGCGCATCCTAACCTTCTGTATTGAGCTGAGACACCTCAACCTGGGGAGCTGTGTGATG ATAGAGGACTATGACGTGGTGGCCAGCATGCTGGCTGTCCGCTGTCGCTCACTGCGCTCCCTGGACCTGTGGCGCTGCAGAAGCCTGTCGGAGCGCGGCCTGGCCGAGCTGGCTGCAGGATGCAGATTACTGGAGGAGCTGGACCTGGGCTGGTGCTCCACACTGCAGAGCAGCTCGGGCTGCTTCCAGCACCTGGCCCGCAACCTGCAGTGCCTGAGGAAGCTCTTCCTCACCGCCAACCGCACCGTGTGCGACTCGGACATTGAGGAGCTGGCTGCCAACTGCCCCGCACTGCAGCACCTCGACATACTGG GCACCCGGATGGTAAGCTCCTCCTCCCTGAGGAAGCTGCTGCAGGCGTGTCCGAAGCTCCTCCTCCTGGACGTGTCCTTCTGCGCGCAGGTGGACGCCCGCATTGTCCAAGAGCTCTGCGGACTCTTCCCCAATGTGGCCATCAAGAAGAGCTTTACCCAGTGA
- the fbxl4 gene encoding F-box/LRR-repeat protein 4 isoform X1, which produces MWLGLVACVVLGTIPRARRASGAASRKPHPAHCSPDPLFLMLTFLSMFYYICLRRRSRSGTRGEALTSRRAVESGQRATLPISVEVEQYAKEVLDFSSHYGSENSMSYTMWNLAGMPNVYPSSGDFTQTAVFRAYGAWWEQCASAPLPFRRTPKAFHSQDYIELAFEEPVYPTAVEVLETYHPGAIVQIMACSLNPFSQNPPTDVRWEVLWAEEPTKVLTPQARQFSPSIKQLSFPTNLIRVEVNSSLLKYYTELDAVVLRGQKERPILSRYKMPRIDICDLSDSDEELSDPGASFRQARDGKHINLGNGYFDKLPYELIQLIVSHLTLPDLCRLTQTCKLLRQHCCDPLQYIQLSLQPYWARLSDTSLGHLQGRCTLLQRLNLSWTGNRGALTLTGFSSFMKACGGSLVCLELSCCHFLSEPCLEVISQTCPGLQELNLSSCDRLHPQAFTHISKLTRLRRLVLYRTRIEQTAMLRILTFCIELRHLNLGSCVMIEDYDVVASMLAVRCRSLRSLDLWRCRSLSERGLAELAAGCRLLEELDLGWCSTLQSSSGCFQHLARNLQCLRKLFLTANRTVCDSDIEELAANCPALQHLDILGTRMVSSSSLRKLLQACPKLLLLDVSFCAQVDARIVQELCGLFPNVAIKKSFTQ; this is translated from the exons ATGTGGCTGGGGCTTGTAGCCTGCGTTGTGTTGGGCACAATCCCCCGAGCCAGGCGGGCTTCTGGGGCCGCTTCCCGAAAGCCACACCCAGCCCACTGCTCCCCTGACCCACTGTTCCTTATGCTAACCTTTCTGAGCATGTTTTACTACATCTGTCTGCGGCGCCGGTCCAGGAGCGGAACTCGGGGTGAGGCGCTGACCAGCAGGCGCGCCGTGGAGTCAGGCCAGCGGGCTACCCTGCCCATCAGCGTGGAGGTGGAACAGTATGCCAAAG AGGTGCTGGACTTCAGCTCCCACTACGGCAGTGAGAACAGCATGTCGTACACCATGTGGAACCTGGCCGGCATGCCCAACGTCTACCCCAGCTCTGGGGACTTCACCCAGACGGCCGTGTTCAGGGCCTACGGGGCGTGGTGGGAGCAGTGTGCCAGCGCGCCGCTTCCCTTCCGCCGCACGCCCAAGGCCTTCCACAGCCAGGACTACATCGAGCTGGCCTTCGAGGAACCCGTCTACCCCACAGCTGTGGAGGTGCTGGAGACCTACCACCCGGGTGCTATCGTCCAGATCATGGCCTGCTCCCTCAACCCCTTCTCCCAGAACCCTCCCACCGACGTCCG GTGGGAGGTGTTGTGGGCTGAGGAGCCCACCAAGGTGCTGACTCCCCAGGCCAGGCAGTTCTCTCCCAGCATCAAGCAGCTGAGTTTCCCCACCAACTTGATCCGCGTGGAGGTCAACAGCTCCCTGCTAAAGTACTACACGGAGCTGGACGCCGTCGTTCTGCGTGGCCAGAAAGAGAGGCCCATCCTCTCCCGTTATAAGATGCCCAGGATCGACATCTGTGACCTGAGTGACAGCGATGAGGAACTGTCTGACCCGGGAGCCTCCTTCAGACAGGCCAGGGATGGCAAGCACATTAACCTAGGGAATGGATACTTTGATAAACTGCCCTACGAG TTGATCCAGCTGATAGTTAGCCACTTGACCCTGCCCGACCTGTGTCGCCTGACCCAGACCTGCAAGCTACTCCGCCAGCACTGCTGTGACCCCCTCCAGTACATCCAGCTGAGCCTGCAGCCATACTGGGCTCGCCTCAGTGACACCTCCCTGGGCCACCTGCAGGGCCGGTGCACCCTGCTCCAGAGGCTCAACCTCTCCTGGACCGGTAACCGTGGAGCCCTCACCCTCACCGGCTTCAGCAG CTTCATGAAGGCGTGTGGTGGGAGCCTGGTGTGTCTGGAGCTGTCGTGTTGTCACTTCCTGAGTGAACCGTGTCTGGAGGTCATCTCCCAGACGTGTCCCGGGCTGCAGGAGCTCAACCTGTCCTCGTGCGACCGCCTCCACCCCCAGGCCTTTACACACATCTCCAAGCTCACCCGCCTGCGCCGGCTAGTGCTCTACCGCACAAGGatagag CAAACAGCCATGTTGCGCATCCTAACCTTCTGTATTGAGCTGAGACACCTCAACCTGGGGAGCTGTGTGATG ATAGAGGACTATGACGTGGTGGCCAGCATGCTGGCTGTCCGCTGTCGCTCACTGCGCTCCCTGGACCTGTGGCGCTGCAGAAGCCTGTCGGAGCGCGGCCTGGCCGAGCTGGCTGCAGGATGCAGATTACTGGAGGAGCTGGACCTGGGCTGGTGCTCCACACTGCAGAGCAGCTCGGGCTGCTTCCAGCACCTGGCCCGCAACCTGCAGTGCCTGAGGAAGCTCTTCCTCACCGCCAACCGCACCGTGTGCGACTCGGACATTGAGGAGCTGGCTGCCAACTGCCCCGCACTGCAGCACCTCGACATACTGG GCACCCGGATGGTAAGCTCCTCCTCCCTGAGGAAGCTGCTGCAGGCGTGTCCGAAGCTCCTCCTCCTGGACGTGTCCTTCTGCGCGCAGGTGGACGCCCGCATTGTCCAAGAGCTCTGCGGACTCTTCCCCAATGTGGCCATCAAGAAGAGCTTTACCCAGTGA